One region of Permianibacter fluminis genomic DNA includes:
- the gspL gene encoding type II secretion system protein GspL, with the protein MTTALYLRPPAAGESLAEWLELADDGSVLASAQLRWPDDLAQLATQTNGKKLTVLLPVSSALVTRVQVPAKQRKHLAQVLPFLLEDQIAGSIDELHVVAGAALPDDEQQVIAIEHVQLKAVLDTLASHNLHADDVTLDALCLPTAAGETRILLLGQDALLRLPDGSAQLLPAADLDQLLPLLAADSTVQFHCADADFHLQPPHQRHDIDHALAVLARGAQRQTLSLLQGPYAPRTAWQAHWKQWRKVAIVAGIAVLAQYAYAMTDWLLLKQRVSALDGAIRASFSEAFPDQTNTPYPVNSMNGFIKNLGAGGAGGFSALLAEIGPVLQNADGISLRGLGYEAASNELRLDLSARDLSALNALDSQFQQMGFHTDMGQASASSGGYSGRMVLQRGGPQKGNGKKSSASKGDQS; encoded by the coding sequence ATGACAACGGCGTTGTATCTGCGGCCACCAGCGGCCGGTGAGTCGCTGGCCGAATGGCTGGAACTCGCGGACGATGGCAGCGTGCTGGCGTCGGCTCAGTTGCGCTGGCCGGACGATTTGGCGCAACTCGCCACCCAGACCAACGGCAAAAAGCTGACGGTACTGTTGCCGGTCAGCAGTGCACTGGTCACCCGGGTGCAGGTGCCGGCCAAGCAGCGCAAACATCTGGCCCAGGTGCTGCCGTTTTTGCTGGAAGATCAGATCGCCGGTTCGATTGACGAATTGCATGTGGTCGCTGGCGCCGCATTGCCGGATGACGAACAACAGGTCATCGCGATTGAACACGTTCAGTTGAAGGCCGTGCTCGACACACTGGCGAGTCACAACCTGCACGCTGATGACGTCACGCTTGATGCGCTGTGTCTGCCGACCGCGGCCGGCGAAACCCGCATTCTGTTGCTCGGTCAGGACGCCTTGCTGCGACTGCCCGATGGCAGCGCACAATTGTTGCCGGCTGCTGATCTGGATCAACTGTTGCCACTGCTCGCCGCTGACAGCACCGTGCAGTTCCATTGCGCTGACGCTGACTTTCACCTGCAGCCGCCACATCAGCGCCATGACATCGATCACGCACTGGCGGTGCTGGCGCGCGGCGCCCAGCGCCAGACGCTGTCATTGCTGCAGGGGCCGTATGCGCCCCGCACCGCTTGGCAGGCGCACTGGAAACAATGGCGCAAGGTCGCCATCGTCGCCGGCATTGCCGTGCTGGCCCAGTATGCTTACGCGATGACCGACTGGCTGCTGTTGAAGCAACGGGTCAGCGCGCTCGATGGCGCCATTCGCGCCAGCTTCAGCGAAGCGTTTCCGGATCAGACCAACACGCCGTATCCGGTCAACAGCATGAACGGCTTTATCAAGAATCTGGGCGCTGGTGGCGCCGGCGGTTTCAGCGCACTGCTTGCCGAAATCGGCCCGGTACTGCAAAACGCTGATGGCATTTCACTGCGCGGTCTCGGCTATGAGGCGGCCAGCAATGAATTGCGACTGGATTTGAGCGCCCGCGATTTATCGGCGCTGAACGCACTCGACAGCCAGTTTCAGCAAATGGGTTTCCACACCGACATGGGCCAGGCCAGCGCCAGCAGCGGTGGCTATAGTGGTCGCATGGTTCTGCAACGCGGCGGCCCGCAAAAAGGCAACGGCAAGAAATCCAGTGCAAGTAAAGGAGATCAGTCATGA
- the gspM gene encoding type II secretion system protein GspM, producing the protein MSALTDLKQQAQNWYASKSAADKRALTLMALVLVPALIYFTLVFPLQRARNNLSADVLKQEAELATMQENVARVLASRGGAGGKLDRAGRRLPQLISDTAPQFNLIVSRLQPRGDNEVQIWLEDASFDDGLRWLHQMETGYGLQVASLNISSGKASGMVKLQLKLKDGT; encoded by the coding sequence ATGAGCGCACTGACCGATCTGAAACAACAAGCGCAAAACTGGTATGCCAGCAAATCGGCGGCCGATAAACGGGCATTGACGCTGATGGCGCTGGTGCTGGTGCCGGCATTGATTTATTTCACCTTGGTGTTCCCGTTGCAGCGCGCCCGCAACAACCTGAGCGCCGACGTGCTGAAGCAGGAAGCCGAGCTGGCAACGATGCAGGAAAATGTTGCCCGGGTGCTGGCCAGTCGTGGCGGTGCCGGCGGCAAACTGGATCGGGCGGGTCGTCGACTGCCGCAACTGATTTCCGACACGGCGCCGCAATTCAACCTGATTGTGTCGCGGCTGCAACCGCGCGGCGACAATGAAGTACAGATCTGGCTGGAAGATGCCAGTTTCGATGACGGCCTGCGCTGGCTGCATCAGATGGAAACCGGTTATGGACTGCAAGTGGCGTCACTGAATATCAGCAGCGGCAAAGCCAGCGGCATGGTCAAGCTGCAATTGAAACTGAAAGACGGCACCTGA
- a CDS encoding type II secretion system protein N — protein MKTKLLWGVSLCFAFLLLLLITAPATLLTRTASKFVPDLAFSGVTGSFWQGNAQQLRLGDISLTDFQWQLSPWQLLLGRAALQFQFDDGLSQRGSGKVQASAGGQLSASEVSVQLPAQALQPFINLTGVQLHGDLQLELSDAALANGRIERLQGRLNWSRAQVKTPLGQPQLGAYAVDLKDDGEGGINGAITDIDGVLGLTGNFHLTMDRLELDASVRTGLPEELDRFFRVIGRPQGDRYALRWQQRIVH, from the coding sequence ATGAAAACCAAACTGTTGTGGGGCGTCAGCCTGTGCTTCGCCTTCTTGTTGTTGTTGTTGATCACCGCGCCAGCGACCTTGCTGACCCGGACCGCCAGCAAGTTTGTTCCGGATCTGGCCTTCAGTGGTGTCACCGGCAGTTTTTGGCAGGGCAACGCCCAGCAATTGCGCCTTGGCGATATCAGTCTGACCGATTTCCAATGGCAGCTGTCACCGTGGCAATTACTGCTCGGCCGCGCTGCGCTGCAATTTCAATTTGACGATGGCCTCAGCCAGCGTGGCAGCGGCAAGGTTCAGGCCAGCGCTGGCGGTCAGCTGAGCGCCAGTGAGGTGTCGGTGCAGTTGCCGGCACAGGCGCTGCAACCGTTCATCAATTTGACCGGCGTGCAATTGCACGGTGATTTGCAGCTGGAGTTGAGCGATGCGGCACTGGCCAATGGCCGCATCGAGCGCCTGCAGGGCCGGCTGAACTGGTCACGCGCGCAGGTGAAAACGCCGCTCGGGCAACCCCAGCTCGGCGCCTATGCCGTCGATCTGAAAGACGATGGCGAAGGCGGCATCAACGGCGCGATCACCGACATCGATGGCGTGCTCGGCTTGACTGGCAATTTTCATCTGACCATGGACAGGCTGGAACTGGATGCCAGCGTCCGTACCGGTCTGCCGGAAGAGCTGGATCGGTTTTTCCGGGTCATCGGCCGACCGCAGGGCGACCGCTACGCGCTGCGCTGGCAGCAGCGTATCGTTCACTGA
- the yrfG gene encoding GMP/IMP nucleotidase yields MTTAVPSPLVDWSRIEAVLFDMDGTLLDLHFDNHFWLEHLPRRYGELFGLSTDAAKTALYPRFAAKRGSLDWYCVDFWSRELGVDIEALKKEETARIAMRPHALALLDWLGQQGKRRILATNAHRKSLELKLAHTTLGDHFEFMVSSHDFGHAKEHDGFWPALARKCHLQLERCLFIDDSLEVLRAAVRNGVGTVLAIPNPDSTAGTKDTGEFAAVSDFRLLMTSAQVQE; encoded by the coding sequence ATGACGACTGCTGTTCCTTCACCGCTCGTTGACTGGTCCCGTATCGAAGCCGTGCTGTTCGACATGGATGGCACGCTGCTGGATCTGCATTTCGACAATCACTTCTGGCTGGAGCATCTGCCGCGTCGCTACGGCGAATTGTTCGGGCTGAGCACCGACGCTGCCAAGACCGCGCTGTATCCGCGCTTTGCCGCCAAGCGCGGCAGTCTCGACTGGTACTGTGTCGATTTCTGGAGCCGCGAGCTCGGCGTCGATATTGAGGCACTGAAAAAAGAAGAGACCGCGCGCATCGCGATGCGGCCGCACGCCCTTGCCCTGCTCGACTGGCTCGGCCAGCAGGGCAAACGCCGGATTCTGGCCACCAACGCCCATCGCAAATCGCTGGAGCTGAAGCTGGCTCACACCACGCTTGGCGATCATTTCGAGTTCATGGTGTCGTCGCACGATTTTGGTCACGCCAAGGAGCACGACGGTTTCTGGCCGGCGCTGGCGCGCAAATGTCATTTGCAACTGGAGCGCTGTCTGTTTATTGATGACAGCCTCGAGGTGTTGCGCGCCGCGGTCCGTAACGGGGTTGGCACCGTGCTGGCGATTCCGAACCCGGACAGCACGGCCGGTACCAAAGACACCGGTGAATTTGCGGCAGTCAGTGATTTCCGGCTGTTGATGACCAGCGCCCAGGTGCAGGAGTGA
- the nudE gene encoding ADP compounds hydrolase NudE, with the protein MKERQKPEILSAHIAAETKLFRVEALHLRFANGVERHYERLRSGGRLAVMIVPLLNDETVLLTREYAAGVERYEIALPKGLAEAGETAEQAANRELMEEAGYGARRLTRLKTLTLAPGYLNHRMELVLAEDLFEQRLQGDEPEEIDVLPWSLHKLDELFSRDDVSEARTIAALLLVRDRLRAEGRL; encoded by the coding sequence ATGAAAGAACGGCAGAAACCGGAAATCCTGTCCGCGCATATCGCGGCAGAAACCAAACTGTTCCGGGTCGAGGCGCTGCATCTGCGTTTTGCCAACGGCGTCGAACGCCACTACGAACGACTACGCTCGGGCGGTCGGTTGGCGGTGATGATCGTGCCACTGCTGAATGATGAAACCGTGCTACTGACCCGCGAATACGCCGCCGGTGTCGAACGCTACGAAATCGCACTGCCAAAAGGTTTGGCCGAAGCCGGTGAAACGGCCGAGCAGGCTGCGAACCGCGAATTGATGGAAGAAGCCGGCTACGGCGCCCGCCGCCTGACCCGGTTGAAAACGCTGACGCTGGCGCCCGGTTACCTGAACCATCGCATGGAACTGGTGCTGGCCGAGGACTTGTTTGAACAGCGGCTGCAGGGCGACGAACCGGAAGAAATTGACGTGCTGCCGTGGTCACTGCATAAACTGGATGAATTGTTTAGCCGCGACGATGTCAGCGAGGCGCGAACCATCGCGGCGCTGCTGCTGGTGCGCGATCGCCTGCGCGCCGAAGGAAGATTGTAA
- the cysQ gene encoding 3'(2'),5'-bisphosphate nucleotidase CysQ, whose protein sequence is MLSPQAQEIVTLARQAGAAIMHVYRNMATEVEIKSDGSPLTQADMAAHRIIDAGLRDANLANPGLPVLSEENADIAFAERQQWSRYWLVDPLDGTKEFIARNDEFTVNIALIENHVPVLGVVYAPALDLLYVGERQGDGAAVAFRQQAGGALEPIRCVSWSPDSGRTLRALGSRRHGLEKIATLLAKLPYTLDNRGSALKICMVAEGAADLYPRMGPTSEWDTAAGQCVVECAGGALLGTDLQPFRYNTRDSVLNPDFLVFGVDYQQWSSLLQL, encoded by the coding sequence ATGTTGTCACCGCAAGCGCAAGAGATTGTCACGCTGGCTCGTCAGGCCGGCGCCGCCATCATGCATGTCTATCGCAACATGGCAACCGAGGTGGAGATCAAGTCCGATGGCTCGCCGCTGACCCAAGCCGACATGGCGGCGCATCGGATCATTGATGCTGGTTTACGTGATGCCAATTTGGCAAATCCGGGTTTGCCGGTGCTGTCGGAAGAGAACGCCGACATCGCGTTCGCCGAACGGCAGCAATGGTCGCGCTACTGGTTGGTTGATCCGCTCGATGGCACCAAGGAATTCATTGCCCGCAATGATGAATTCACGGTCAATATCGCCCTGATCGAAAACCACGTGCCGGTGCTCGGCGTGGTCTATGCGCCGGCGCTGGATTTGCTCTATGTCGGTGAACGCCAAGGCGACGGTGCCGCTGTCGCCTTTCGGCAGCAGGCTGGCGGCGCACTGGAGCCGATCCGCTGCGTCAGCTGGTCGCCTGACAGCGGCCGGACGCTGCGCGCACTCGGCAGTCGTCGGCACGGTCTGGAAAAAATCGCCACGCTTTTGGCCAAGCTGCCGTACACGCTCGACAACCGCGGCAGCGCGCTGAAAATTTGCATGGTGGCCGAAGGCGCAGCGGATTTGTATCCGCGCATGGGGCCCACTTCGGAATGGGATACCGCGGCCGGTCAGTGCGTGGTGGAATGCGCCGGTGGCGCCCTGCTCGGCACCGATCTGCAGCCGTTTCGCTACAACACCCGCGACAGCGTGCTGAATCCGGATTTTCTGGTGTTTGGCGTCGACTATCAGCAGTGGTCGTCACTGTTGCAGTTGTAG